The Gammaproteobacteria bacterium genome has a segment encoding these proteins:
- the rsmD gene encoding 16S rRNA (guanine(966)-N(2))-methyltransferase RsmD has translation MASVKKSSRGSKGQSGQIRIIGGQWRSRKLPVHDVDGLRPTTDRVKETVFNWLAPYIDGAQCLDLFAGSGGLSFEALSRFADSALLLEKDRSAARQLSENLTMLGCDNGQVKNTDSLTFLASSASQQFSLVFIDPPFRKDLLEQSCQLLEQQGWLSDDAVIYLEMESELSQVKLPDNWQCLKEKNAGQVNFSLWQRTN, from the coding sequence ATGGCTTCGGTTAAAAAGAGTTCAAGAGGATCTAAGGGACAATCTGGACAAATTCGGATCATCGGTGGCCAATGGCGCAGCCGAAAACTGCCGGTCCATGATGTTGATGGCTTACGCCCAACCACTGACAGGGTTAAAGAAACGGTATTTAATTGGCTTGCTCCTTACATCGATGGCGCGCAATGTCTCGACTTGTTTGCCGGCAGTGGTGGTTTGTCTTTTGAGGCCTTATCGCGTTTTGCCGATTCAGCGTTATTACTGGAAAAAGATCGTAGTGCGGCACGCCAACTCAGCGAGAATTTAACGATGTTAGGCTGTGACAACGGTCAAGTTAAAAATACCGATAGCCTTACTTTTTTGGCCAGCTCTGCTAGCCAACAATTTTCACTGGTATTTATCGATCCACCATTTCGTAAAGATTTGTTAGAGCAAAGCTGCCAATTGCTTGAGCAGCAAGGTTGGCTTAGTGACGATGCGGTAATATACCTTGAAATGGAATCTGAATTATCTCAGGTAAAATTACCCGATAACTGGCAATGTTTAAAAGAAAAAAATGCCGGTCAGGTTAATTTCTCATTGTGGCAGCGCACTAATTAA
- a CDS encoding electron transfer flavoprotein-ubiquinone oxidoreductase, which yields MERESMEFDVVIVGAGPAGLSAACRLMQAAKEQEQELTVCLVEKGSEVGAHILSGAVFEPKALNELFPNWKELGAPLHTEVVVDDIFMFNGEFNSIKVPNMLVPKTMHNEGNYIVSLGNVCRWLGEQAEQLGVEIFPGFAAAETLYHEDGAVKGILIGDMGISESGEQKDSYMPGMELHAKYTIFAEGCRGHLGKELQDRFNLNEGRSPQHYGLGIKEIWTIPSEQHQQGKVVHTAGWPLNDGATGGGFLYHIEDNQVVVGLIVDLNYSNPYLSPFDEFQRYKHHPQIAKYLTGGTRLSYGARAIAKGGLNSLSKMSFAGGLIIGCDAGTLNFAKIKGSHTAMKSGMIAADVIVAELAKGDAAVSELTQYGEQFKQSWIYEELYSSRNFGAAMHKFGTILGGAFNTIDQNVFGGKLPVNLKDDSLDHAQLKLASQSKEIAYPKPDGKLSFDKLSSVFLSNTYHEEDQRCHLTLADQSIPLSVNLEKWAEPAQRYCPAGVYEIVEENGEKRFQINGQNCVHCKTCDIKDPSQNITWISPEGGGGPNYPNM from the coding sequence ATGGAACGTGAATCGATGGAGTTTGACGTTGTCATCGTTGGTGCCGGCCCAGCCGGTTTATCGGCGGCTTGCCGTTTAATGCAGGCAGCAAAAGAACAAGAGCAAGAACTCACGGTTTGTTTGGTTGAAAAAGGCTCTGAAGTTGGCGCGCATATCTTATCTGGTGCGGTCTTTGAGCCAAAAGCACTGAACGAACTTTTTCCTAATTGGAAAGAGCTCGGCGCACCACTACATACCGAAGTGGTTGTCGACGATATATTTATGTTTAACGGTGAGTTTAACAGCATAAAAGTCCCGAATATGCTGGTGCCTAAAACCATGCACAATGAAGGCAACTATATTGTTAGTTTGGGCAATGTTTGTCGCTGGCTTGGTGAGCAAGCTGAGCAACTTGGGGTCGAAATATTCCCAGGTTTTGCCGCTGCTGAAACCTTGTACCACGAAGATGGTGCAGTTAAAGGCATTTTAATCGGCGATATGGGTATTAGCGAAAGTGGTGAGCAAAAAGACTCGTACATGCCCGGTATGGAATTACACGCCAAATACACTATTTTTGCTGAAGGCTGTCGTGGCCATTTAGGCAAAGAACTACAGGATCGATTTAACCTCAATGAAGGCCGTAGCCCGCAGCATTATGGTTTAGGCATTAAAGAAATTTGGACTATACCTAGCGAGCAACATCAGCAAGGTAAGGTAGTTCATACCGCAGGTTGGCCACTAAATGATGGCGCGACTGGGGGTGGTTTCTTGTATCACATTGAAGATAATCAAGTGGTTGTTGGCTTGATTGTTGATTTAAATTATAGCAATCCATACCTCAGCCCATTTGATGAATTCCAGCGTTATAAGCATCATCCTCAAATTGCCAAATACCTAACTGGCGGTACTCGCTTGTCTTATGGTGCTCGTGCAATCGCTAAAGGCGGCTTAAACTCATTGTCTAAAATGAGCTTTGCTGGTGGTTTGATCATTGGTTGTGATGCTGGCACGCTTAATTTTGCCAAAATCAAAGGATCGCACACCGCGATGAAGTCGGGCATGATTGCTGCTGATGTTATCGTGGCTGAATTGGCCAAGGGCGATGCCGCCGTTAGCGAATTAACCCAATATGGCGAGCAGTTTAAGCAGTCGTGGATTTACGAAGAACTTTATAGTTCACGTAACTTTGGCGCGGCAATGCATAAATTTGGCACCATTTTAGGCGGTGCGTTTAATACCATCGACCAAAATGTGTTTGGTGGTAAATTGCCGGTTAATCTTAAAGATGACAGCCTAGATCACGCGCAGCTTAAGTTAGCGAGTCAATCAAAAGAAATTGCTTACCCTAAGCCTGATGGTAAATTAAGTTTCGATAAGTTGTCATCGGTATTTTTGTCTAATACCTATCACGAAGAAGATCAGCGTTGCCATTTAACCTTGGCTGACCAATCGATTCCTTTGTCAGTAAACTTAGAAAAATGGGCTGAGCCAGCCCAGCGTTACTGTCCGGCGGGTGTGTATGAAATTGTTGAAGAAAATGGCGAAAAACGTTTTCAAATCAACGGCCAAAACTGTGTCCATTGTAAAACTTGTGACATAAAAGATCCGAGTCAAAACATTACTTGGATTTCACCAGAAGGCGGTGGCGGGCCCAATTACCCGAACATGTAA
- a CDS encoding tRNA(Met) cytidine acetyltransferase, giving the protein MNDFKSFIEQLAQHGQQSNHRSVVVLSGPQSWATELLAEQLTAQSCCWLGDGPWSSCLAINKAKSVLGQEYQQLVFNGYSGFNPDAFGVVSGTLAGGGICFIICPDFKEWPSFADPDYVRYVATPQDVDRVTGYFIRRAITIIKAQSSCYVLTPDTPLPELSNVVINEPKLATIAPYASEEQQHAVAQIVKTVTGHRRRPLVISADRGRGKSAALGIAAAELLASRVSRIIITAPTVAAVQSVFKHAALLLDGAQITKLCLTWQGKTIEFIAPDALIKLQPDSDLVLVDEAAAIPTAMLATLATTYSRLVFATTLHGYEGTGRGFALRFIKRLAEISPGYRTAGLNQPIRWAEQDPLEQLTYQLLGLKSEAANVDSLVEAMAGKHGRQQLEFSQLSQRQLLDNPSLLEQLFGLLVLAHYQTSPSDFRQLLDAPDLTIFIATIDQQLVATALVLTEGDIKPALAQQIWLGQRRLRGHLLPQSLMAQVGLQEAGAYRYGRIMRIAVQPQLHRNGIGLQLDQQIEQWAQANQLDFIGASFGATADLLDYWQALNYQPLRLGLNRDSASGTHSAIVLKPLQVSEPHQQLINLAQQNFYHNLGYALSAQFEALEFELVVGLLSDVVGSEPLKTQDLSNIEVFTAGGRPFELVAHSIAQLIWSKGQQLTQLSTQFQQILILKVLQQQSWSACCRPCGTSGRKGSEALLRQAVTMLLSECAVQ; this is encoded by the coding sequence GTGAATGATTTTAAAAGTTTTATTGAGCAATTAGCCCAACATGGCCAGCAGAGTAACCACCGGAGTGTGGTGGTGCTTAGTGGACCTCAGTCGTGGGCAACTGAGTTGTTGGCTGAGCAGTTAACTGCCCAGTCTTGCTGTTGGTTAGGCGACGGGCCGTGGTCAAGTTGTCTTGCGATCAATAAGGCTAAATCAGTGCTCGGTCAAGAATATCAGCAGTTGGTGTTTAACGGCTACAGTGGCTTTAACCCCGATGCGTTCGGGGTGGTCAGTGGCACCTTAGCGGGTGGCGGCATTTGTTTTATCATTTGTCCTGATTTTAAGGAGTGGCCAAGCTTCGCCGATCCCGATTACGTGCGTTATGTCGCAACCCCCCAAGATGTTGACCGCGTAACGGGTTATTTTATTCGCCGAGCTATCACCATCATTAAGGCGCAATCGTCTTGTTATGTGCTAACGCCTGATACACCGCTGCCCGAGTTAAGCAACGTGGTGATTAACGAGCCTAAGCTTGCGACTATTGCCCCTTATGCAAGTGAGGAACAACAGCATGCGGTGGCACAGATAGTTAAAACGGTTACTGGTCACCGCCGACGACCGTTAGTGATTAGTGCCGATCGTGGCCGTGGTAAATCTGCAGCCTTGGGTATTGCCGCCGCCGAGCTCTTAGCCAGCCGAGTTTCTCGCATTATCATTACCGCGCCAACAGTTGCCGCGGTGCAGTCGGTCTTTAAACATGCGGCGTTACTGCTCGATGGTGCGCAGATCACTAAGCTTTGCCTTACGTGGCAGGGCAAGACCATTGAGTTTATTGCGCCTGATGCCTTGATAAAGCTGCAACCAGATAGCGATTTAGTGCTGGTGGATGAAGCGGCCGCAATCCCGACAGCGATGTTGGCGACCTTAGCGACCACCTATTCACGATTGGTCTTTGCGACAACCCTGCATGGGTACGAAGGCACTGGTCGTGGTTTTGCGTTGCGCTTTATTAAACGCCTAGCTGAAATATCACCGGGGTATCGCACCGCCGGGCTTAATCAACCAATCCGGTGGGCTGAGCAAGATCCGCTAGAGCAGCTGACTTATCAACTGCTCGGGCTAAAATCTGAAGCGGCGAATGTTGATTCACTTGTTGAAGCTATGGCTGGTAAGCACGGCCGCCAACAGCTTGAGTTTAGTCAACTTAGTCAGCGACAGTTATTGGACAACCCCAGCTTGCTAGAGCAGCTCTTTGGTTTGTTGGTATTAGCGCATTACCAAACGTCACCTTCTGACTTTCGTCAGTTATTAGACGCTCCAGACTTAACAATATTTATAGCGACAATAGATCAGCAATTGGTGGCTACCGCGCTAGTGTTAACCGAGGGCGACATTAAGCCGGCGTTAGCGCAGCAGATTTGGTTGGGACAGCGTCGCTTGCGCGGGCATCTGTTGCCACAGTCGCTAATGGCTCAAGTTGGGCTGCAAGAAGCGGGTGCGTATCGTTATGGCCGGATTATGCGCATTGCGGTGCAGCCACAGTTGCACCGTAATGGCATTGGTCTGCAGTTAGATCAGCAAATTGAGCAGTGGGCACAAGCCAACCAGCTCGATTTTATTGGCGCCAGCTTTGGCGCGACCGCCGATTTACTCGATTATTGGCAGGCGTTAAATTATCAACCCCTGCGATTGGGGCTTAATCGTGACAGTGCCAGCGGCACCCATTCTGCGATCGTATTAAAACCGCTGCAGGTCAGCGAGCCACATCAGCAATTGATTAACTTGGCTCAGCAAAATTTTTATCACAACTTAGGGTATGCCTTAAGTGCACAATTTGAGGCGCTGGAATTCGAACTGGTGGTTGGCTTGCTGAGCGACGTCGTGGGATCTGAGCCGCTTAAGACCCAAGATCTCTCAAATATTGAGGTGTTTACCGCTGGTGGCCGGCCATTTGAGCTGGTGGCTCATTCGATTGCACAACTGATTTGGAGCAAGGGCCAGCAATTAACGCAACTATCAACTCAATTTCAGCAGATCCTGATCCTTAAAGTGCTGCAACAGCAATCTTGGTCTGCTTGTTGTCGGCCGTGTGGCACTAGTGGCCGTAAGGGGTCGGAAGCTTTGTTGAGACAAGCGGTAACGATGTTATTAAGCGAGTGCGCCGTCCAATAA
- a CDS encoding acyl-CoA thioesterase, producing MLATSISPRFLETDALGHINNTVLPMWFEAAREPVFRMFSPELDLKDWKLMLGKFSVTFHAETHYGSEVEIKTYISRIGGASFDVYQECWQNGTKTVSGLTTMINFCHQEKKSQPLPQHIIDLMKEHFIELAQS from the coding sequence ATGTTAGCTACTTCTATCAGCCCTCGTTTTCTTGAAACTGATGCCCTAGGCCATATCAACAATACCGTTCTGCCAATGTGGTTTGAAGCCGCGCGTGAGCCGGTTTTTCGAATGTTTTCCCCCGAGCTCGATCTTAAAGACTGGAAGTTAATGCTTGGCAAGTTTAGCGTTACTTTTCACGCCGAAACCCACTATGGCAGCGAAGTCGAAATAAAAACCTATATCAGTCGGATCGGTGGAGCCTCGTTCGATGTTTATCAAGAATGCTGGCAAAATGGCACAAAAACGGTCAGTGGACTCACCACCATGATTAATTTTTGCCATCAGGAAAAGAAAAGCCAACCGCTGCCTCAACACATAATCGATTTAATGAAAGAGCACTTTATCGAGCTGGCTCAATCTTAA
- a CDS encoding ABC transporter permease subunit → MSVPSALPSRPQTIKIIWLICQFELVRVALTKRGLMLVIAFAISWLLLLKYPIYQAAAILSNPSYFNDFFLFSQTINLEYLLAWPYPELAVYWLIAAFVFPLTSVLFASDQLASDHNRGTLRFIALRATRNQLLFGRFIAQLIIVFSGIVLTLGATMLMALIRDPSSLLAATNQLVLIGTNLFILCLPFIALMSLFNCIFVSARLSVVATVIVIPLLSSIIGLAALGSPGLSSLLIILPGQQLTSLVQADAMSSLNSAIVPLAQTVCYLVLAQQIFARRAL, encoded by the coding sequence ATGTCAGTGCCTTCTGCTTTACCCTCACGGCCGCAAACCATCAAGATAATTTGGCTAATTTGTCAATTTGAACTGGTTAGAGTCGCCCTCACCAAGCGCGGTTTAATGCTGGTTATTGCCTTTGCCATTAGTTGGCTGCTGTTGTTAAAATATCCTATTTATCAAGCCGCTGCTATTTTAAGTAACCCGAGCTACTTTAATGACTTTTTCCTGTTCTCACAAACTATCAATCTTGAGTACCTGCTTGCTTGGCCCTACCCTGAGCTAGCCGTTTATTGGTTGATTGCTGCTTTTGTGTTTCCGTTGACCAGTGTGTTATTTGCCAGCGATCAATTAGCGTCAGATCATAACCGGGGCACATTACGCTTTATTGCCCTACGCGCCACTCGTAATCAATTATTATTTGGCCGATTCATTGCTCAACTTATTATTGTTTTTAGCGGCATTGTGCTTACGCTTGGAGCAACCATGCTGATGGCGTTAATTCGAGATCCATCATCGCTGCTCGCCGCAACCAACCAATTAGTACTGATTGGCACCAACTTATTCATTTTATGTTTACCCTTTATCGCCTTAATGAGTTTGTTTAACTGCATTTTTGTTTCTGCACGTTTGAGTGTCGTTGCCACCGTGATTGTTATTCCACTATTAAGCAGCATTATTGGCCTGGCGGCACTTGGCTCACCCGGCTTAAGTTCGCTGTTAATTATCCTACCGGGTCAACAGTTAACGTCTTTGGTTCAGGCTGATGCAATGTCATCGCTTAACAGTGCGATAGTGCCGTTGGCCCAAACCGTCTGTTATCTGGTATTAGCCCAACAGATATTTGCCCGGAGAGCACTATGA
- a CDS encoding ABC transporter ATP-binding protein, translating to MTAIIQCRDLTKRFGGKLALNQVSFTLGASSDESRGDGFNSPRRGATALVGPNGAGKTTLFNILANYQQPSSGDITLLGHAPGASALLGRISSLPQDALLDPAFTIGQQLTFYAKLQGYTSSGAQLETDRVLQLVNLSEVLSLRPTSLSHGMKKRVAIAQALIGSPQLVLLDEPTAGLDPASARQIRALIADLSEQAHFIISSHNLSELEQLCDTVLLLEQGVMSQQKIGHANDNLVQHLSLQLVTPADNEVVALLNKLSGLISLNNQQKNRLVISYNGQEQPRFDRLLLDCLYQHGIDYRQLVKGQSLEQQLFD from the coding sequence ATGACTGCAATTATCCAATGCCGAGATTTAACCAAGCGCTTTGGCGGCAAACTCGCGTTAAACCAAGTTAGCTTCACCTTAGGCGCCAGTTCTGATGAAAGTCGAGGTGATGGTTTTAACAGCCCACGGCGTGGTGCAACCGCACTTGTTGGTCCTAATGGTGCGGGAAAAACCACCTTGTTTAATATTTTAGCCAACTATCAGCAACCGAGCAGCGGTGACATAACCCTGCTTGGTCATGCTCCCGGTGCCAGCGCTTTGCTCGGTCGGATCAGTTCATTACCGCAAGATGCCCTGCTTGATCCAGCTTTTACCATTGGTCAGCAGCTAACGTTTTACGCCAAACTGCAAGGGTACACCAGCTCAGGCGCTCAGCTTGAAACCGATCGCGTATTACAATTAGTGAATTTGAGTGAGGTCTTGTCTTTGCGACCAACGAGCTTAAGTCACGGCATGAAAAAACGGGTCGCTATCGCTCAGGCATTGATTGGTTCGCCGCAACTGGTGCTATTAGACGAGCCGACTGCCGGTCTTGATCCGGCCAGTGCTCGTCAAATAAGAGCGTTGATCGCCGATTTATCAGAGCAAGCGCACTTTATTATTAGCTCACACAATTTAAGTGAACTAGAGCAGCTGTGTGACACGGTGTTGTTACTTGAACAAGGCGTAATGAGCCAACAGAAAATTGGCCATGCCAACGATAACTTAGTGCAGCACCTTAGCCTGCAACTCGTTACTCCAGCCGATAACGAAGTCGTTGCGCTGTTAAATAAATTATCGGGCCTGATCTCATTAAATAACCAACAAAAGAATCGTCTGGTTATTAGTTACAACGGCCAAGAGCAACCGCGCTTTGATCGGTTATTGCTCGACTGCCTTTATCAACATGGCATTGATTACCGACAACTGGTTAAAGGCCAGTCGCTAGAACAGCAATTGTTTGATTAA
- the tdh gene encoding L-threonine 3-dehydrogenase — protein MKALSKVKAEKGIWMVDAPEPQMGHNDLLIRIRKTAICGTDMHIYNWDDWAQRTIPVPMVVGHEYVGEVVGIGQEVKGFAIGDRVSGEGHITCGHCRNCRGGRTHLCRNTIGVGVNRSGSFAELLVIPAFNAFKLPDDISDDLAAVFDPFGNAVHTALSFDLVGEDVLITGAGPIGIMAAAICKHVGARHVVITDVNPYRLELAKKMGATRAVNVMEEKLEDVMSDLGMTEGFDVGMEMSGVPSAFQSMLKNMNHGGRIAMLGIPPSDMSIDWDQIIFKGLVIKGIYGREMFETWYKMASLIQSGLDISPIITHHFNIDDFQQGFDAMGSGLSGKVILNWD, from the coding sequence ATGAAAGCATTAAGTAAAGTCAAAGCCGAAAAAGGCATCTGGATGGTCGACGCGCCAGAGCCACAAATGGGTCATAACGATCTATTAATTCGGATCCGTAAAACGGCGATTTGCGGCACCGACATGCACATCTATAACTGGGATGACTGGGCACAGCGTACTATTCCGGTGCCAATGGTTGTTGGTCATGAATATGTTGGTGAAGTCGTTGGCATTGGCCAAGAAGTTAAAGGTTTTGCCATTGGCGACCGCGTATCAGGCGAAGGCCATATTACCTGTGGTCATTGTCGTAACTGTCGCGGTGGCCGTACCCATTTATGCCGTAATACTATTGGCGTGGGCGTTAACCGTTCAGGTTCATTTGCAGAGTTATTAGTTATTCCAGCGTTTAATGCTTTTAAGTTACCTGATGATATTTCAGATGACTTAGCTGCGGTATTCGACCCGTTTGGTAATGCGGTGCACACTGCGTTGTCGTTCGACTTGGTTGGTGAAGACGTTTTAATTACCGGTGCCGGGCCAATCGGCATTATGGCGGCCGCTATTTGTAAACACGTTGGCGCGCGCCACGTGGTAATTACTGATGTTAACCCTTACCGTCTTGAACTTGCCAAGAAAATGGGCGCGACCCGTGCGGTTAACGTGATGGAAGAGAAACTTGAAGATGTCATGAGCGACCTTGGCATGACCGAAGGTTTTGATGTCGGCATGGAAATGTCTGGCGTACCGTCGGCGTTCCAAAGCATGCTTAAAAACATGAACCACGGTGGCCGCATTGCGATGCTTGGCATTCCGCCGTCAGATATGTCAATTGACTGGGATCAGATTATCTTTAAAGGATTGGTGATAAAAGGAATTTACGGCCGTGAAATGTTTGAAACTTGGTATAAAATGGCCAGTTTAATTCAGTCAGGCCTCGATATTTCTCCAATTATTACCCATCATTTTAACATTGATGATTTCCAGCAAGGTTTTGACGCCATGGGCTCAGGATTGTCAGGAAAAGTTATTTTAAACTGGGATTAA
- a CDS encoding glycine C-acetyltransferase, which produces MSGSFSDFIKQQLVQVKADGLYKEERQLLSPQDTGIEVSAGEVINFCANNYLGLANHPDLITAAKHGLDNNGFGMASVRFICGTQDIHKQLENKLSSFLGMPDTILYSSCFDANAGLFETLLGPEDAIISDALNHASIIDGVRLCKAKRFRYANNDMAALEAQLIAATEAGARFKLIATDGVFSMDGVIANLKGVCDLADKYDAMVMVDDSHAVGFVGDLGRGTHEHCDVMNRVDIITGTLGKALGGASGGFTSASKEVVEWLRQRSRPYLFSNSLAPAIVTASIKVLDMLEDGQELRDRVKANAEYFRSEMAAAGFTMSGADHAIVPVMLGDAKLAQQMSNKLLAKGIYVVGFSFPVVPKGAARIRTQMSAAHTKAQLDQAIAAFIEVGKELKVIS; this is translated from the coding sequence ATGTCTGGTTCATTTAGTGATTTTATTAAGCAACAGCTCGTTCAAGTGAAGGCCGACGGCCTATACAAAGAAGAGCGTCAGCTGCTTTCACCGCAGGATACTGGCATTGAAGTATCCGCTGGTGAAGTTATTAATTTTTGTGCTAACAACTATTTAGGTTTAGCCAATCACCCTGATCTTATAACCGCTGCTAAACATGGCCTAGATAACAATGGCTTTGGTATGGCGTCGGTGCGATTTATCTGTGGTACTCAAGATATTCATAAGCAACTGGAAAATAAACTGAGTTCATTCCTTGGCATGCCAGATACTATTTTGTATTCATCATGTTTCGATGCCAATGCCGGTTTATTTGAAACCTTATTAGGCCCTGAAGACGCGATCATTTCCGATGCACTTAATCATGCCTCAATTATCGATGGCGTGCGTTTATGTAAGGCTAAGCGTTTTCGCTACGCCAATAACGACATGGCTGCACTTGAAGCGCAATTAATTGCGGCAACTGAAGCTGGTGCTCGTTTTAAATTAATTGCCACTGACGGTGTCTTTTCAATGGACGGCGTGATCGCCAACCTTAAAGGCGTTTGTGATCTTGCTGATAAGTATGACGCAATGGTAATGGTTGATGACTCACATGCTGTTGGTTTTGTTGGTGATCTTGGTCGTGGCACTCACGAGCATTGCGACGTGATGAACCGAGTTGACATTATTACTGGCACGTTAGGCAAAGCACTTGGCGGCGCGTCAGGCGGCTTTACCTCAGCCAGTAAAGAAGTGGTTGAATGGTTGCGTCAACGTTCACGCCCTTATTTGTTCTCAAACTCGCTGGCACCAGCGATTGTTACGGCCTCAATCAAAGTATTAGATATGCTTGAAGACGGCCAAGAGCTACGCGACCGCGTTAAAGCGAATGCCGAATATTTCCGTAGTGAAATGGCTGCTGCTGGCTTCACGATGTCGGGTGCGGATCACGCGATTGTACCTGTGATGTTAGGTGATGCGAAATTAGCACAGCAAATGTCAAACAAGCTGCTGGCGAAAGGCATTTACGTTGTTGGTTTCTCATTTCCTGTGGTCCCTAAAGGCGCGGCACGTATCCGTACTCAAATGTCTGCTGCACACACCAAAGCTCAGTTAGATCAGGCTATTGCTGCATTTATCGAAGTCGGTAAAGAGCTTAAGGTTATTTCATGA
- a CDS encoding TetR/AcrR family transcriptional regulator produces the protein MKTKDKIIQASIELFNLLGERNVSTNHIAAHLNISPGNLYYHYRNKDDIIRSIYTLYEQNLDQMFQPQHHESVGMDEMMYYVDRVFYSMWRFRFFYANLTDILARDKELHQRYLVAQKRLYHRIITSLAEIREQGYIDLDDDMLNDLAQTLKLVVTFWISYQQTQSEEEITQATISAGVLKVICIFKGHISDKGRTHLNQIEKNYRELMNSDDISPTLD, from the coding sequence ATGAAAACCAAAGATAAAATTATCCAAGCAAGCATCGAGTTATTTAATTTGCTTGGTGAGCGAAATGTATCAACCAATCATATTGCGGCCCACCTCAATATTAGCCCCGGCAATCTTTATTACCATTACCGTAATAAGGACGATATTATTCGTTCTATCTATACCCTGTATGAACAAAATCTTGACCAAATGTTTCAGCCGCAGCATCACGAAAGCGTCGGTATGGATGAAATGATGTATTACGTTGATCGGGTTTTTTATTCGATGTGGCGCTTTCGTTTTTTTTACGCCAACTTGACCGACATTTTGGCTCGAGACAAAGAGCTGCACCAGCGCTATCTGGTTGCTCAAAAGCGGCTCTATCATCGAATTATCACCAGCTTGGCTGAGATCCGCGAGCAAGGTTATATTGATCTCGACGATGACATGCTTAATGATTTGGCCCAAACCTTGAAACTAGTGGTGACCTTTTGGATTAGTTACCAACAAACCCAGAGTGAGGAAGAAATTACCCAAGCAACAATTTCAGCGGGCGTGCTTAAAGTAATTTGTATTTTTAAGGGCCATATTAGTGATAAGGGCCGTACTCATCTCAATCAAATTGAGAAAAACTATCGCGAATTAATGAACAGTGATGATATTTCACCGACCCTCGATTAG